A window of Pseudoliparis swirei isolate HS2019 ecotype Mariana Trench chromosome 13, NWPU_hadal_v1, whole genome shotgun sequence genomic DNA:
TGTCAGAAGTACCAGAAACTACATTCAGTCTGTTTGTTTATGTCAGAAGTACCAGAAACTACATTCAGTCTGTTTGTTTATGTCAGAAGTACCAGAAACTACATTCAGTCTGTTTGTTTATGTCAGAAGTACCAGAAACTACGCGCAGGATGATCTTGTGCTGTTGGTGTTTGTTAATTAATTTAAGTCTCATGATTACTTTTACAGTAAATCATGGATTCGCTGGTAAAATGAAGATCGTGGAGGAGCCCAACACATTCGGGTACGTTAGGAAGATGATTCTCCCCAGTGTGCAGCTTGTTGACATCATAGCcctcactgctcctctgtgACATCATAGCcctcactgctcctctgtgACGTCATAGCcctcactgctcctctgtgatgtcatagccctcactgctcctctgtgatgtcatagccctcactgctcctctgtgatgtcatagccctcactgctcctctgtgatgtcatagccctcactgctcctctgtgatgtcatagccctcactgctcctctgtgatgtcatagccctcactgctcctctgtgatgtcatagccctcactgctcctctgtgatgtcatagccctcactgctcctctgtgACATCATAGCcctcactgctcctctgtgatgtcatagccctcactgctcctctgtgACATCATAGCcctcactgctcctctgtgatgtcatagccctcactgctcctctgtgatgtcatagccctcactgctcctctgtgatgtcatagccctcactgctcctctgtgatgtcatagccctcactgctcctctgtgACGTCATAGCcctcactgctcctctgtgACGTCATAGCcctcactgctcctctgtgCTCAGGCTGAACAACCCTCTCCTGGCTCAGGGAAGCAGACTGCAGCCCAAAGTGACCCCATCTCCAGTGGCTGGTAACATAGTTTGACATGaattaaacctttttttgttaAGTAAATGTTTTTAAGGTAAAGGTTTAACCAGACAATGTTCTATGTGGATCAACTGAATTCACTCGTATCAACCCGATGTCTTCCTCAAGGCCCTGCGCATTTCCATCAGCTTGCTGGGAAGTGCTTCAGTCTCACAGAGTCAACGTACGTATGTTATATCACATATACCTACATGTGATCACATTCCCACTGGTGCTTTGCTATGACCCTCATGTGGATGTTGGTTGTCTTGTCATGCACATTGCATTGACATATGTGTGTGCCTGGGTTATTTTGCAGGTATAAATATGAATTCTGTCCGTTTCACAACATCACCCAACATGAACAGTCATTTAGATGGAATGCCTACAGTGGGATTCTGGGGTAAGATGGGGCTCCCCTACATTACCTATGATTACCTTGATTAGAGATGTCAGTCTGTGAATGATGGGCGATACGCCGAGGGTTTGTTCTCAGAGCCTTTTGTGTTTCTAACAGAATCTGGCAGGAGTGGGAAATGGCAAACAACAGTTTCACGGGCATGTGGATGAGAGACGGGGACGCGTGTGGAACGAGAAACAGGGAAACTAAGGTCACATGGGTTTTAAATGTTAAagtctttattttaaaatatgaatattaagtAACGCTTATATTGGTTAATATTTACCTACAAGTCCCCAACATTTAATCTGAAACACAAAGTTTTGAAAAATCACCCCAGAGCATAGAACGCAGACAACATGGGTTTTAAATGTTAAagtctttattttaaaatatgaatattaagtAACGCTTATATTGGTTAATATTTACCTACAAGTCCCCAACATTTAATCTGAAACACAAAGTTTTGAAAAATCACCCCAGAGCATAGAACGCAGACAACTGTAAAATCAATTAATTTCCTCAAAAGCATTGTCACAATTAAATCAATAAGATGAACTCAAGAACATGAGTGCAAGtggtttctgtttgtgtgtctgcaggtgaTCTTCGTCTGCAGTGCGAGCAGCAAGCTGGCCCAGGTCTCCGAGCCCAGCACCTGTGTGTACTCGCTGAGCTTTGAGACGCCACTGGTCTGCCATCCACATTCACTTCTAGGTAAGACCAAATAACCCTCTTACAGCACAAGTCATTTGAATGAGTCAGTGTTATTATGGATTTATCATTATTGGTTtgcgtttttatttttgtaagttTACCCAACATTGAATGAGAAGCTGCAACATGAATGGGATGAAGCTGAGCAGGCTCGCTATGAGGGTCTCATTACTGAGCAGGTAAGACCAGTTTTCAGAGGATTTTCAGAGCGCAGCTCATTTTTATTCCAGTTTTCTTAATTCTCTCACGGTCTTGCCACTGACACACATGTTTGCTCCAGGGATACAACAAGCTCCTGAAGGATGTTTTTGAGGACGCTGGTCTCCTGAAGAGCCATAAAGTGAAAACGCAGCCAGAAGTGGCAGCtgatgcagaaacacacaactcGTTACAGAAATGTACAGAGGTGTGTACATTTATGTACTTTCCCAAATAATAGCCCACAGAATCATGTCTGATCTCACAATGCTGCGTAATGTGTGACAGAAACCGTTCGATGTTTTTCAGGATTTCCtaaaacagagagaagagattgaGCGACTGCACGCTCTCCTCACGCAGCACAAGATTCCCTTTGATTCAGAGCAAAGTGAGTGAACTCATCCAGACTGTTCACTTCTGTTTTAGAGTAATCAATGAGATGGTGCAATGTCCTTGTTGCAGATGAACCGAAAGGAACAACGGTTTCGACCGTTAATGATCGCCTGCGGGGAGACACCAGTCTGATCGGGCTGCAGTGACATCTCCCAAAGCAAGTCGACTCCATTTGAAAGTGGATGTTAAGATGTTGAACACTATCGAATACCAACATCATTACAGGTCAATTTAAACAAGTGACACTGAGAACAATGGAACTCCTGAATTACAAACGGGAGACTTTCGtagattaattttctttttaatcaaactgtcaaCATGCAAGATATTGAGAAATACTTTTGTTATAAGTTGAGAGGGAATAGTTGAATGTATTTATGCTTCATTAGGTTTACAAACTTCAAGAGAAAATAGAGTCCCTACAAACTGTTGTGAAGACTCTGTAGGAAGGATACACCATCCTGCTGATGCCTGGAGTGGATGAAGTTATTCTGATCAGCCACTTTACATATTCTGGGCGTCGACATGCACAGACATGTCGACACACATTCCTGAAGCGTCTTCCTCCAACAGTCTCAGCTTCCTGTGGCCTCGCTGCTCATCAGAGCTGAAACTGGAATTAATTACATTTGGAGGTTGAAAAAGTAGCTGTGTAActtggaataaaaaataaatacttttaacATTCAAATTATTCTGACGACTACAGGCAACAATGGATGCACGGAATAGAGAACAGAAAGTAACCTAGACAGACTATTTGATGAGAAAGCATCTATTCCCTAAAGAGTTAAAACGCCACATATACAAC
This region includes:
- the gnptg gene encoding N-acetylglucosamine-1-phosphotransferase subunit gamma, with amino-acid sequence MRCFSSGLHGVLRLVCASLLVNHGFAGKMKIVEEPNTFGLNNPLLAQGSRLQPKVTPSPVAGPAHFHQLAGKCFSLTESTYKYEFCPFHNITQHEQSFRWNAYSGILGIWQEWEMANNSFTGMWMRDGDACGTRNRETKVIFVCSASSKLAQVSEPSTCVYSLSFETPLVCHPHSLLVYPTLNEKLQHEWDEAEQARYEGLITEQGYNKLLKDVFEDAGLLKSHKVKTQPEVAADAETHNSLQKCTEDFLKQREEIERLHALLTQHKIPFDSEQNEPKGTTVSTVNDRLRGDTSLIGLQ